One part of the Vicia villosa cultivar HV-30 ecotype Madison, WI linkage group LG6, Vvil1.0, whole genome shotgun sequence genome encodes these proteins:
- the LOC131610515 gene encoding inactive glucose-6-phosphate 1-dehydrogenase 4, chloroplastic isoform X1, which produces MSLSFSSTSLSFTESSFSLPRPTHQCSNFHTITYASNSFRSVTSVGGSTFCRRFRGFKLWILDRLNFQPMKQQPNCRNHFNNDMETEVSGSDSSHVPDGDSKVTSSTESPSLLQTIPLTTPMDVSREPSLCIAVIGATGELARGKIFPALFALYYSGFLPENVAIFGYSRKNMTDEDLRSIIASTLTCRVDHQQDCGDKLEAFLDRTHYVNGGYDNKHGMSLLQDRMEQIEGRSKANRIFYLSVPQEALLDVASCLASGAQTQNGWNRIIIEKPFGFDALSSQRLTQYLLSKFEENQLYRIDHLLGRNLIENLTVLRFANLVFEPLWSRTYIDNVQVILSEDLAVHPGRYFGGYGIIRDIVHSHILQTIALLAMEPPVSLDGEDIRNEKVKVLRSIRKLEPKDVILGQYKASSRDKVDKILDGPTPTYFAAALYIDNARWDGVPFLVKTGLGLIKHQMEIRIQFRPVPGNVYQDCIGHNTDRATNELILRDVPDEAILVRVNNKVPGLGLQLDSSELNLLYKDKYNVEVPDSYEHLLLDVIDGDNHLFMRSDELAAAWNILTPIMNEIDKNNISVELYELGGRGPVGAYYLWAKQGVRWVED; this is translated from the exons ATGTCACTCTCTTTCTCTTCAACCTCTCTATCATTCACCGAATCTTCATTCTCACTCCCAAGACCAACGCATCAATGCTCAAATTTCCACACAATCACG TACGCATCAAACAGCTTTCGATCAGTAACAAGCGTTGGAGGTTCTACTTTCTGTAGAAGATTTCGTGGTTTCAAACTTTGGATACTTGATAGACTCAATTTTCAACCGATGAAGCAACAACCTAACTGTAGAAATCACTTCAATAATGATATGGAAACTGAAGTTTCGGGTTCCGATTCGTCTCATGTACCTGATGGTG ATAGTAAAGTCACTTCTTCCACGGAGTCTCCATCTTTGCTGCAAACAATTCCCTTAACCACTCCCATGGATGTTAGTAGAGAACCTTCACTTTGTATTGCTGTCATAGGAGCCACTGGTGAGCTTGCAAGAGGGAAGATTTTTCCAGCTTTATTTGCCCTCTACTATAGTGGCTTTCTTCCTGAG AATGTAGCCATTTTTGGGTATTCTAGGAAGAATATGACTGACGAAGACCTACGGTCCATTATAGCTTCAACATTAACATGCCGAGTTGATCATCA ACAGGATTGTGGGGACAAATTAGAAGCTTTCCTTGACAGAACACACTACGTCAATGGAGGTTATGACAACAAACATGGGATGTCCTTACTACAAGACAGGATGGAGCAGATTGAG GGAAGATCCAAAGCCAACAGGATTTTCTACCTTTCTGTGCCACAAGAAGCACTTTTGGATGTTGCTTCATGTCTTGCAAGCGGTGCTCAGACGCAAAATGGATGGAATCGCATAATAATTGAGAAGCCATTTGGGTTTGACGCACTCTCTTCCCAAAGGCTGACACAATATCTTCTCTCAAAGTTTGAGGAAAACCAACTATATAG GATTGATCATCTTCTAGGAAGGAATCTTATTGAAAATCTCACAGTTCTAAGGTTTGCCAATCTAGTTTTTGAGCCTCTATGGAGTCGAACTTACATAGACAATGTGCAG GTCATTTTATCAGAGGACTTGGCTGTGCATCCAGGAAG GTATTTCGGTGGCTATGGGATTATCCGTGATATTGTTCACAGCCATATCCTCCAAACAATTGCATTGCTTGCTATGGAACCACCAGTTAGCCTTGATGGAGAAGATATCCGAAATGAAAAG GTCAAGGTTTTAAGATCAATTCGCAAATTGGAGCCTAAGGATGTCATTCTTGGTCAATATAAAGCAAGTAGCAGAGACAAAGTTGATAAGATCTTAGATGGTCCGACGCCTACTTATTTTGCTGCTGCATTATACATCGACAATGCACGATGGGACGGTGTACCATTTTTGGTTAAAACAGGCCTGGGACTCATCAAACACCA AATGGAGATACGAATTCAATTTCGACCTGTTCCAGGAAATGTTTACCAGGACTGCATCGGGCACAATACTGACCGTGCCACAAATGAGCTCATTCTCCGTGATGTTCCCGATGAAGCTATTCTGGTGAGAGTTAACAACAAGGTTCCAGGGTTAGGCTTACAACTAGACTCTTCAGAGTTGAATTTGCTTTACAAGGACAA GTACAACGTCGAGGTGCCAGATTCCTATGAGCATCTTCTGCTTGATGTCATTGATGGGGATAACCATCTGTTTATGAGAAGCGATGAACTGGCAGCTGCGTGGAACATTCTAACTCCAATTATGAACGAGATAGACAAGAACAATATATCAGTGGAGCTTTATGAGTTGGGCGGTCGTGGTCCAGTCGGGGCATACTACCTTTGGGCAAAACAAGGCGTCCGTTGGGTAGAAGACTAG
- the LOC131610515 gene encoding inactive glucose-6-phosphate 1-dehydrogenase 4, chloroplastic isoform X2, translating into MSLSFSSTSLSFTESSFSLPRPTHQCSNFHTITYASNSFRSVTSVGGSTFCRRFRGFKLWILDRLNFQPMKQQPNCRNHFNNDMETEVSGSDSSHVPDDSKVTSSTESPSLLQTIPLTTPMDVSREPSLCIAVIGATGELARGKIFPALFALYYSGFLPENVAIFGYSRKNMTDEDLRSIIASTLTCRVDHQQDCGDKLEAFLDRTHYVNGGYDNKHGMSLLQDRMEQIEGRSKANRIFYLSVPQEALLDVASCLASGAQTQNGWNRIIIEKPFGFDALSSQRLTQYLLSKFEENQLYRIDHLLGRNLIENLTVLRFANLVFEPLWSRTYIDNVQVILSEDLAVHPGRYFGGYGIIRDIVHSHILQTIALLAMEPPVSLDGEDIRNEKVKVLRSIRKLEPKDVILGQYKASSRDKVDKILDGPTPTYFAAALYIDNARWDGVPFLVKTGLGLIKHQMEIRIQFRPVPGNVYQDCIGHNTDRATNELILRDVPDEAILVRVNNKVPGLGLQLDSSELNLLYKDKYNVEVPDSYEHLLLDVIDGDNHLFMRSDELAAAWNILTPIMNEIDKNNISVELYELGGRGPVGAYYLWAKQGVRWVED; encoded by the exons ATGTCACTCTCTTTCTCTTCAACCTCTCTATCATTCACCGAATCTTCATTCTCACTCCCAAGACCAACGCATCAATGCTCAAATTTCCACACAATCACG TACGCATCAAACAGCTTTCGATCAGTAACAAGCGTTGGAGGTTCTACTTTCTGTAGAAGATTTCGTGGTTTCAAACTTTGGATACTTGATAGACTCAATTTTCAACCGATGAAGCAACAACCTAACTGTAGAAATCACTTCAATAATGATATGGAAACTGAAGTTTCGGGTTCCGATTCGTCTCATGTACCTGATG ATAGTAAAGTCACTTCTTCCACGGAGTCTCCATCTTTGCTGCAAACAATTCCCTTAACCACTCCCATGGATGTTAGTAGAGAACCTTCACTTTGTATTGCTGTCATAGGAGCCACTGGTGAGCTTGCAAGAGGGAAGATTTTTCCAGCTTTATTTGCCCTCTACTATAGTGGCTTTCTTCCTGAG AATGTAGCCATTTTTGGGTATTCTAGGAAGAATATGACTGACGAAGACCTACGGTCCATTATAGCTTCAACATTAACATGCCGAGTTGATCATCA ACAGGATTGTGGGGACAAATTAGAAGCTTTCCTTGACAGAACACACTACGTCAATGGAGGTTATGACAACAAACATGGGATGTCCTTACTACAAGACAGGATGGAGCAGATTGAG GGAAGATCCAAAGCCAACAGGATTTTCTACCTTTCTGTGCCACAAGAAGCACTTTTGGATGTTGCTTCATGTCTTGCAAGCGGTGCTCAGACGCAAAATGGATGGAATCGCATAATAATTGAGAAGCCATTTGGGTTTGACGCACTCTCTTCCCAAAGGCTGACACAATATCTTCTCTCAAAGTTTGAGGAAAACCAACTATATAG GATTGATCATCTTCTAGGAAGGAATCTTATTGAAAATCTCACAGTTCTAAGGTTTGCCAATCTAGTTTTTGAGCCTCTATGGAGTCGAACTTACATAGACAATGTGCAG GTCATTTTATCAGAGGACTTGGCTGTGCATCCAGGAAG GTATTTCGGTGGCTATGGGATTATCCGTGATATTGTTCACAGCCATATCCTCCAAACAATTGCATTGCTTGCTATGGAACCACCAGTTAGCCTTGATGGAGAAGATATCCGAAATGAAAAG GTCAAGGTTTTAAGATCAATTCGCAAATTGGAGCCTAAGGATGTCATTCTTGGTCAATATAAAGCAAGTAGCAGAGACAAAGTTGATAAGATCTTAGATGGTCCGACGCCTACTTATTTTGCTGCTGCATTATACATCGACAATGCACGATGGGACGGTGTACCATTTTTGGTTAAAACAGGCCTGGGACTCATCAAACACCA AATGGAGATACGAATTCAATTTCGACCTGTTCCAGGAAATGTTTACCAGGACTGCATCGGGCACAATACTGACCGTGCCACAAATGAGCTCATTCTCCGTGATGTTCCCGATGAAGCTATTCTGGTGAGAGTTAACAACAAGGTTCCAGGGTTAGGCTTACAACTAGACTCTTCAGAGTTGAATTTGCTTTACAAGGACAA GTACAACGTCGAGGTGCCAGATTCCTATGAGCATCTTCTGCTTGATGTCATTGATGGGGATAACCATCTGTTTATGAGAAGCGATGAACTGGCAGCTGCGTGGAACATTCTAACTCCAATTATGAACGAGATAGACAAGAACAATATATCAGTGGAGCTTTATGAGTTGGGCGGTCGTGGTCCAGTCGGGGCATACTACCTTTGGGCAAAACAAGGCGTCCGTTGGGTAGAAGACTAG
- the LOC131612773 gene encoding uncharacterized protein LOC131612773 — MEGERRKRKTVEEEEEENDDEKMEKFFALIKSTRDLLSKPDKKVEEKKEKGIWNPTFQLEDFIGCEEIAKSNNSSVSVSVTHHHDAKAGSSTVKEKEVMMIVEKECVQEAAATTISVDASEEQNEEKEKTSDSGLDLNLSL; from the coding sequence ATGGAAGGGGAAAGAAGGAAGAGAAAAACagtggaagaggaagaagaagaaaacgatGATGAAAAAATGGAGAAGTTTTTTGCTTTGATAAAGAGCACAAGAGATCTACTATCCAAACCAGACAaaaaagttgaagaaaaaaaggaaaagggGATTTGGAATCCAACGTTTCAACTAGAAGATTTCATTGGTTGTGAAGAGATAGCAAAGAGTAATAATAGTAGTGTTTCTGTTTCAGTTACTCATCATCATGATGCTAAAGCTGGTTCTTCTACAGTGAAAGAAAAAGAGGTTATGATGATAGTAGAGAAAGAATGTGTGCAAGAAGCAGCTGCAACAACAATTTCAGTAGATGCATCAGAGGAACAAaatgaagagaaagagaaaacaaGTGATAGTGGGTTAGACTTGAATCTTTCTTTGTAA
- the LOC131612774 gene encoding GDSL esterase/lipase At1g09390-like, protein MSLSVAFSISLLWISIFSSSSSVAAVTLSGGCNKPAILFVFGDSNSDTGGLVSGLGFPVNLPNGRTFFHRSTGRLSDGRLVIDFLCQSLNTRFLTPYLDSLSGSTFTNGASFAVVGSSTLPKYVPFALNIQVMQFQHFKARSLQLATSGAKNMINEEGFRGALYLIDIGQNDLADSFTKNLSYAQVVKKIPTVIAEIENAVKSLYNEGGRKFWLHNTGPFGCLPKLIALSDKKNLDSFGCLSTYNSAARLFNEALYHSSQKLRTELKDATLVYVDIYAIKIDLIANATKYGFTNPLMVCCGYGGPPYNFDVRVTCGQPGYQVCDEGTRHVSWDGIHYTEAANTWIASKILSTAYSTPRTPFGFFCSH, encoded by the exons ATGAGTTTGAGTGTGGCATTCTCAATCTCACTTCTATGGATATctatcttctcttcttcttcttcagtagCTGCTGTTACATTGAGTGGTGGATGCAATAAACCTGCGATTCTATTCGTGTTCGGAGATTCGAACTCGGACACGGGTGGACTCGTTTCTGGACTTGGTTTTCCGGTGAATCTTCCCAATGGTCGGACCTTTTTTCACAGATCCACTGGTCGGTTGTCCGATGGACGATTAGTCATCGATTTTCTCT GCCAAAGTTTGAATACAAGATTTTTGACACCATACTTGGACTCCTTGTCTGGATCAACATTCACAAATGGAGCAAGCTTTGCAGTGGTCGGATCCTCTACCCTCCCAAAATATGTTCCTTTCGCTTTGAATATTCAGGTCATGCAGTTCCAGCATTTCAAAGCTCGTAGCCTTCAACTCGCTACCTCAG GTGCAAAAAATATGATCAACGAAGAAGGCTTCCGCGGTGCACTTTACTTGATTGATATTGGGCAAAATGACCTTGCTGATTCATTTACCAAAAATCTATCATATGCGCAAGTCGTCAAGAAGATCCCAACAGTTATCGCTGAAATTGAGAATGCTGTTAAG AGTTTGTATAATGAAGGTGGCAGGAAATTTTGGCTTCACAATACCGGACCCTTTGGCTGTCTTCCTAAATTAATCGCACTGTCTGACAAGAAAAACCTCGATTCATTTGGGTGTCTTTCTACTTACAATTCCGCTGCAAGATTGTTTAACGAAGCACTGTATCATTCGAGTCAGAAACTAAGAACTGAATTGAAGGATGCTACCTTGGTTTATGTTGATATTTATGCCATTAAGATTGATCTCATCGCAAATGCCACCAAATATG GTTTCACAAATCCGTTGATGGTATGCTGCGGCTACGGAGGACCACCTTATAATTTCGACGTAAGAGTGACATGTGGTCAACCTGGTTATCAGGTTTGCGATGAAGGAACTCGGCATGTGAGTTGGGATGGAATCCATTACACCGAGGCTGCAAATACATGGATAGCTTCTAAAATACTTTCGACGGCTTATTCCACGCCACGGACACCTTTTGGTTTCTTCTGCAGCCACTGA